A genomic stretch from Ovis canadensis isolate MfBH-ARS-UI-01 breed Bighorn chromosome 5, ARS-UI_OviCan_v2, whole genome shotgun sequence includes:
- the NEUROG1 gene encoding neurogenin-1, with protein MPATLETCLSDLDCASSSSSSTSDLSGFLTDEEDCARLQQPASASGPPVTARRGASGIPGAPDTPRAPDDEQERRRRRGRARVRSEALLHSLRRSRRVKANDRERNRMHNLNAALDALRSVLPSFPDDTKLTKIETLRFAYNYIWALAETLRLADQGLPGGGARERLLPSQCAPCLPGPPSPASDAESWASGAAASPCAAAASPLSDPSSPVASEDFTYGPGDPLFSFPGLPKDLLHTTPSFIPYH; from the coding sequence ATGCCAGCCACTCTAGAGACCTGCCTCTCGGACCTCGACTGcgctagcagcagcagcagcagcactagcgACCTGTCCGGCTTCCTCACCGACGAGGAGGACTGTGCCAGGCTCCAACAGCCCGCGTCTGCCTCGGGGCCGCCCGTGACGGCCCGCAGGGGCGCATCTGGGATTCCCGGGGCGCCGGACACTCCTCGCGCGCCGGACGATGAGCAGGAGCGGCGGCGGCGCAGGGGCCGCGCACGGGTGCGCTCCGAGGCGCTGCTGCACTCGCTGCGCAGGAGCCGACGCGTCAAGGCCAACGACCGCGAGCGAAACCGCATGCACAACTTGAACGCGGCGCTGGATGCGCTGCGCAGCGTGCTGCCCTCCTTCCCCGACGACACCAAGCTCACCAAGATTGAGACGCTGCGCTTCGCCTACAACTACATCTGGGCTCTGGCGGAGACTCTGCGCCTGGCGGACCAGGGGCTGCCCGGGGGCGGTGCCCGCGAGCGCCTCCTGCCGTCACAGTGCGCACCCTGCCTCCCCGGGCCCCCGAGTCCCGCCAGCGACGCGGAGTCCTGGGCCTCCGGTGCCGCTGCCTCCCCCTGCGCCGCTGCCGCTTCGCCACTCTCTGACCCCAGTAGCCCCGTCGCATCCGAAGACTTCACCTATGGCCCCGGCGAccctcttttctccttccccGGCCTGCCCAAAGACTTGCTCCACACGACGCCCAGTTTCATCCCTTACCACTAG